A stretch of the Sulfurimonas sp. HSL3-1 genome encodes the following:
- the petA gene encoding ubiquinol-cytochrome c reductase iron-sulfur subunit — MGKVFGAVAGVGAVGALYAMKKSWDPLPSVKAAGFTTIDLSAAEPNKLMVEKWRGKPIFVLKKTPEMVAKQSAEQTARDIVVNGDSFLICIGLCTHLGCIPAYREAKLDFKCACHGGEFDSSGIETKAPPPSPMVIPPFNVKGNTVVLGEEGEAYRKMKEAGVLA, encoded by the coding sequence ATGGGTAAAGTCTTCGGTGCGGTGGCCGGTGTCGGCGCCGTCGGAGCACTTTATGCCATGAAAAAATCGTGGGACCCGCTTCCGAGCGTCAAAGCCGCGGGTTTTACGACAATCGATCTGAGCGCAGCTGAACCGAATAAGCTGATGGTCGAAAAATGGCGCGGAAAGCCGATCTTCGTACTGAAAAAGACACCGGAGATGGTCGCCAAGCAAAGCGCGGAGCAGACGGCACGCGATATCGTCGTGAACGGGGATAGCTTCCTTATCTGTATCGGGCTGTGTACGCACCTGGGATGTATCCCGGCTTACCGCGAAGCGAAACTGGACTTCAAATGTGCCTGCCACGGGGGTGAGTTCGACAGCAGCGGTATCGAGACGAAAGCTCCGCCGCCGAGTCCGATGGTGATCCCGCCCTTTAACGTGAAGGGCAACACGGTCGTACTGGGTGAAGAGGGCGAAGCGTATCGCAAAATGAAAGAAGCCGGCGTGCTGGCATAA
- a CDS encoding cytochrome bc complex cytochrome b subunit encodes MAHFTKATSVHDWLNQRLAIDTLQRVLSKEYWIPKNINFLWAMGMVLAFTFGILLVSGIFLLMYYQPNVDTAFDSVNYTIMREVDFGWLWRHVHAVAASVVFLIIYIHMLTGIYYGSYKKGREMIWISGMLLFVAFSAEAFSGYMLPWGQMSYWAGMVITNLFSLGSLEFNGLVEWIRGDYVPGQAFLDRFFMLHVLLIPLAILGVIGLHFGALRIPHVNNQDGEEFDFEEEAAKYKAGNKKESKVIAFANDFLSKDMFVVSIYLIFFFYLVFWHFGFAMDPINFDPADGLKTPPHIYPEWYFLWSYEILRPFPKDPGLVAFGFAQVIFFLLPWFDRSPNAVPASRRGLFFFWFWAMVIDLIVLTAMGKLPPVGVYSLIGKVAAYAFIALWVILPFITRNEKRV; translated from the coding sequence ATGGCACATTTTACCAAAGCAACCAGCGTTCATGACTGGTTGAACCAGCGCCTGGCGATCGATACGCTGCAGCGCGTACTCTCAAAAGAGTATTGGATTCCGAAAAACATCAATTTTCTTTGGGCAATGGGGATGGTTCTGGCGTTTACGTTCGGCATCCTTCTCGTTTCAGGGATTTTCCTGCTGATGTACTATCAGCCAAACGTCGACACAGCCTTTGACAGTGTCAACTATACGATCATGCGCGAAGTGGATTTCGGCTGGCTCTGGCGCCACGTACATGCCGTTGCGGCCTCCGTCGTCTTTTTGATCATCTATATCCACATGCTGACGGGGATCTACTACGGTTCGTACAAAAAAGGCCGCGAGATGATCTGGATCTCCGGTATGCTCCTGTTCGTGGCGTTCTCCGCCGAAGCGTTCAGCGGTTACATGCTGCCGTGGGGCCAGATGAGCTACTGGGCGGGGATGGTTATTACCAACCTCTTCAGCCTCGGTTCGCTGGAGTTCAACGGGCTTGTTGAGTGGATCCGCGGTGACTACGTCCCGGGTCAGGCCTTCCTGGACCGCTTCTTTATGCTGCACGTCCTGCTGATCCCGCTGGCGATCCTGGGGGTCATCGGTCTGCACTTCGGTGCCCTGCGCATCCCGCACGTCAATAACCAGGACGGCGAAGAGTTCGATTTCGAGGAAGAAGCGGCCAAATACAAAGCCGGCAACAAGAAAGAGTCCAAGGTCATCGCCTTCGCGAACGACTTCCTTTCCAAGGATATGTTCGTCGTGAGCATCTACCTGATCTTCTTCTTCTACCTGGTCTTCTGGCACTTCGGTTTCGCGATGGACCCGATCAACTTCGACCCGGCTGACGGATTGAAGACGCCGCCGCACATCTATCCGGAGTGGTACTTCCTCTGGAGCTATGAGATCCTGCGTCCGTTCCCGAAAGATCCGGGCCTCGTCGCCTTCGGCTTTGCACAGGTGATCTTCTTCCTGCTGCCGTGGTTCGACCGCAGTCCGAACGCCGTGCCGGCAAGCCGCCGCGGCCTCTTCTTCTTCTGGTTCTGGGCAATGGTTATCGACCTGATCGTCCTGACCGCGATGGGCAAGCTGCCGCCGGTCGGCGTCTACAGCCTTATCGGTAAAGTAGCGGCATATGCATTTATCGCCCTGTGGGTGATCCTGCCGTTCATCACAAGAAATGAAAAACGGGTATAA
- a CDS encoding c-type cytochrome: MKEFKILAVVIFFTLVTYWLVEPFAHSQMHAHVESEGFSYDDLPPLEKTGDATRGQELVMGAGGCIGCHSIEAAGFPAAMSPVDNSAAYGVNPPDLSNAGGIYAAKFLAALIKNPTQALMVEHKFTPESGKMHPMVAFYGAGGDIDQEVADMVAYLQSIAPKPDQITPKQAFDTACGRCHAVKYEKWTQIGEKPVFRKKRDELVFLTQVEDYNANLMGYMGKLPPDLSMYIRSRGEHYISTFIENPQNLLHGTAMPRVGVSKDGAEKVIEYLVEAGDPKHAERDSVGIKVMIFLLVFAAASYLWKKEIWKDLH, from the coding sequence ATGAAAGAATTTAAAATTTTAGCTGTTGTCATCTTCTTTACCCTGGTGACTTACTGGTTGGTCGAACCTTTTGCCCATTCGCAGATGCATGCGCATGTTGAGAGCGAAGGGTTCTCCTATGATGATCTTCCGCCGCTTGAGAAAACGGGCGATGCGACCCGCGGCCAGGAGCTGGTCATGGGTGCAGGCGGCTGTATCGGCTGTCACAGCATTGAAGCCGCGGGCTTCCCGGCGGCAATGTCACCGGTCGACAATAGTGCGGCTTACGGCGTCAACCCGCCGGACCTGAGCAACGCGGGCGGTATTTACGCTGCCAAGTTCCTCGCGGCGCTGATCAAGAACCCGACGCAGGCGCTGATGGTCGAGCACAAGTTCACGCCTGAGAGCGGCAAGATGCACCCGATGGTCGCCTTCTACGGTGCCGGCGGGGACATCGACCAGGAGGTCGCCGATATGGTCGCCTACCTGCAGTCCATCGCGCCGAAACCGGACCAGATTACGCCGAAGCAGGCATTCGATACGGCCTGCGGCCGCTGTCACGCCGTCAAGTACGAGAAGTGGACGCAGATCGGCGAGAAACCGGTCTTCAGGAAAAAGCGCGACGAGCTGGTCTTCCTGACACAGGTCGAGGATTACAACGCGAACCTGATGGGCTACATGGGTAAACTCCCGCCGGATCTCTCCATGTACATCCGTTCCCGCGGCGAACACTACATCTCGACCTTTATCGAGAACCCGCAGAACCTGCTCCACGGCACGGCGATGCCGCGGGTCGGTGTGAGCAAAGACGGGGCGGAGAAGGTGATCGAGTACCTCGTAGAGGCGGGCGATCCGAAGCATGCCGAACGCGACAGCGTCGGTATCAAGGTGATGATCTTCCTGCTCGTCTTCGCGGCGGCATCCTATCTCTGGAAAAAAGAGATCTGGAAAGATCTGCACTAA
- the moaA gene encoding GTP 3',8-cyclase MoaA, with translation MLVDKFDRTVDYLRVSVTERCNFRCQYCMPEKPFSWVPKEKLLSFEELFAFIKVAIDEGVKKIRITGGEPLLREDLDVFIKMIHDYKPDVDLAMTTNAFLLKGAAQRLYDAGLRRLNVSVDSLKPEVAEKIAQKDVLGPVLAGIEEALKVGLKVKVNMVPMKGVNDGEVLDILEYCKERGMVVRFIEYMENVHAHDEVKGLDSEELLSIIGSRYSYEDEGFDGHSPSHYYKLGDGYEFGIIEPHKDDFCKKCNRIRLTAEGQLIPCLYFDEAMSIKDAVKRGDIKMAALILKEVVKNKPEKNRWSDPDGEHSKRAFYETGG, from the coding sequence TTGCTGGTAGACAAGTTTGACAGGACCGTTGATTATCTCCGCGTTTCGGTAACGGAGCGCTGCAATTTCCGCTGTCAGTACTGTATGCCGGAAAAACCCTTCTCCTGGGTCCCCAAAGAGAAACTGCTCAGTTTCGAGGAGCTTTTCGCCTTTATCAAGGTGGCCATCGACGAAGGTGTGAAGAAGATCCGTATCACGGGGGGCGAACCGCTCCTGCGCGAAGACCTCGACGTCTTCATCAAGATGATTCATGACTACAAGCCCGATGTCGACCTGGCGATGACGACCAACGCATTTTTGCTCAAGGGGGCGGCGCAGCGGCTCTACGACGCCGGGCTGCGCCGCCTGAACGTCTCCGTCGATTCGCTCAAACCGGAGGTGGCGGAGAAGATCGCCCAGAAAGACGTTCTGGGACCGGTCCTCGCGGGCATCGAAGAGGCGCTCAAAGTCGGCCTCAAGGTCAAGGTGAATATGGTGCCGATGAAGGGCGTCAACGACGGCGAGGTCCTCGACATCCTCGAGTACTGCAAAGAGCGGGGAATGGTCGTGCGCTTCATCGAGTACATGGAAAATGTTCACGCCCATGATGAAGTCAAGGGGCTTGACAGCGAGGAGCTGCTCAGCATCATCGGCAGCCGCTACAGCTACGAGGACGAGGGCTTCGACGGCCACTCCCCGTCGCACTACTACAAGCTCGGCGATGGCTACGAGTTCGGCATCATCGAACCGCACAAGGACGATTTCTGCAAAAAGTGCAACCGTATCCGCCTCACCGCCGAGGGACAGCTGATCCCATGCCTCTACTTTGACGAGGCGATGAGCATCAAGGACGCCGTCAAGCGGGGCGACATCAAAATGGCGGCCCTGATCCTCAAAGAGGTTGTCAAGAACAAACCGGAGAAGAACCGCTGGAGCGATCCGGACGGCGAGCACTCCAAGCGCGCCTTTTACGAAACGGGGGGCTGA
- a CDS encoding 7-carboxy-7-deazaguanine synthase QueE encodes MLYLVEHFYSIQGEGRYTGVPSLFFRFGGCNMRCEGFACSETAANGVTVTGCDTVYAVNKQHFGAQWLCIEHMDELITIMNGYTLPPQVDVVMTGGEPLIYAENEVFTAFVRHLVDRGHRVTFETNGAMPVDFERFPVYRDCVFALSVKLSNSGEPFEKRVRPNAFVPIAQQAKEAYFKFTIDRGSIGENMEHEIDEIVAHAPQLQVYCMPMGGSRAEIEANTEAVIDFCKARGYTYSDRLHIRIWDANKGV; translated from the coding sequence ATGCTCTACCTGGTCGAACACTTCTACTCCATCCAGGGCGAGGGACGCTATACGGGCGTGCCGTCGCTCTTTTTCCGTTTCGGCGGCTGCAATATGCGCTGCGAGGGGTTCGCCTGCAGCGAGACCGCCGCGAACGGGGTGACGGTCACGGGTTGCGATACCGTCTATGCCGTCAACAAGCAGCATTTCGGTGCCCAGTGGCTCTGCATCGAGCATATGGACGAGCTCATTACGATCATGAACGGGTATACCCTTCCGCCGCAGGTCGACGTCGTCATGACCGGCGGGGAGCCGCTGATCTATGCGGAAAACGAGGTCTTTACCGCCTTTGTGCGCCACCTCGTCGACCGGGGGCACCGCGTCACCTTCGAGACCAACGGCGCCATGCCCGTCGATTTCGAGCGCTTTCCGGTCTACCGCGACTGCGTCTTCGCCCTCTCCGTCAAGCTCTCCAACAGCGGTGAACCATTTGAGAAACGGGTACGCCCAAACGCCTTCGTCCCTATTGCGCAGCAGGCGAAAGAGGCCTACTTCAAGTTTACGATCGACCGTGGCTCCATCGGCGAGAATATGGAGCACGAGATCGATGAAATCGTCGCCCATGCGCCGCAGCTTCAGGTCTACTGCATGCCGATGGGCGGCAGCCGCGCCGAGATCGAAGCCAACACCGAAGCCGTCATCGATTTCTGCAAGGCCCGCGGCTACACCTACAGCGACCGCCTTCATATCCGCATCTGGGACGCGAACAAAGGGGTATAG
- a CDS encoding TAXI family TRAP transporter solute-binding subunit: MKCHLCKIILPILALFLGLLYVGSRFLPPLAPDHVTIATGTEEGIYYQSALRYKALLAKQHVTVDIVPTQGSVEALGLLKAKKVDIAFVQSGSTDAFRSEPFTSLASLYNEPIWVYYSAAAGELHNLSELKGKRIAVGAEGSGTKALALTLLGANGITSENSTFLSLGNDAGAQALFDGDADALFSIIGAFAPLTKTLLLDPKIKLLDFTRTHAYTVRYPFLNAVTLDEGVMDLEHNLPATTKHLIAATATLVSRDDLHPDLIRLVLRAAQKVHGGAGVFRKEGEFPGTARLEFPINADAEVYLRDGESWLESLFPFWIASIIKRLMLLFIPVIALMIPLVKLFLPLVSWRSRSKIYRWYRTLNAIEDEMDSYDAPQRREAVMKLEQALQKIQKVDVPLSYRREYYDLIQHFELILGKLRAQR; the protein is encoded by the coding sequence ATGAAGTGTCATCTCTGCAAGATCATTCTGCCCATACTCGCCCTCTTCCTCGGGCTGCTCTATGTCGGCAGCCGTTTCCTCCCGCCGCTGGCCCCCGATCACGTCACCATCGCCACCGGCACCGAAGAGGGGATCTACTACCAAAGCGCGCTGCGCTACAAAGCGCTGCTGGCCAAGCAGCATGTCACGGTCGATATCGTTCCCACGCAGGGATCGGTGGAGGCACTCGGACTGCTCAAAGCGAAAAAGGTCGACATCGCATTTGTGCAGAGCGGGAGTACGGATGCGTTCAGAAGCGAGCCCTTTACCTCCCTCGCCAGCCTCTACAACGAACCGATCTGGGTCTACTACTCCGCCGCAGCTGGGGAACTGCACAACCTGAGCGAACTCAAGGGAAAACGCATCGCCGTCGGCGCCGAGGGGAGCGGGACAAAGGCCCTCGCGCTCACGCTGCTGGGGGCGAACGGCATCACCTCGGAGAACAGTACCTTCCTTTCCCTCGGAAACGACGCGGGGGCCCAGGCGCTCTTTGACGGCGACGCCGATGCGCTTTTTAGCATCATCGGCGCCTTCGCGCCGCTGACGAAGACGCTGCTGCTCGATCCGAAGATCAAACTGCTCGACTTCACCCGGACCCACGCCTATACCGTCCGCTACCCCTTTCTCAATGCCGTCACGCTGGATGAAGGGGTCATGGACCTTGAACACAACCTCCCCGCAACGACCAAGCATCTCATCGCCGCGACAGCGACGCTGGTCAGCCGCGACGATCTCCATCCCGATCTTATCCGGCTGGTGCTGCGCGCGGCCCAAAAGGTCCACGGCGGTGCGGGTGTCTTCCGCAAAGAGGGCGAGTTCCCCGGCACCGCCCGCCTGGAGTTCCCCATCAACGCCGATGCGGAGGTCTATCTGCGCGACGGCGAAAGCTGGCTGGAGAGCCTCTTCCCCTTCTGGATCGCCTCGATCATCAAGCGGCTGATGCTGCTTTTTATCCCGGTCATCGCCCTGATGATCCCGCTGGTGAAACTCTTCCTGCCGCTCGTGAGCTGGCGTAGCCGCTCCAAGATCTACCGCTGGTACAGAACGCTCAATGCGATCGAAGATGAGATGGACAGCTATGACGCGCCGCAGCGGCGCGAAGCGGTCATGAAACTCGAACAGGCACTGCAGAAAATACAGAAAGTCGACGTACCGCTCTCCTATCGCCGGGAGTATTACGACCTGATCCAGCACTTCGAGCTGATCCTGGGCAAGCTCCGCGCGCAGCGCTAG
- a CDS encoding RNA methyltransferase, whose amino-acid sequence MKDSASYQKKKRFFEGMITLYGRNAVEEVLDDNAVEIHALHLAESNKQEGVIDRITAKARARDVEIKYHSKAALSRISRNAKQDQGVALDVIAPSYQSAEALLESPASSGRLLALDGIHNPQNLGMIIRSAAAGNIDGILLPKQGSAKLSPLVMKASAGTLFKLPIYYCDTLPEILETLQAQGWSIFGLSSHADATLHTLAVPAKTVFVLGNESEGMSDAVAAHCNARVAIPMQRGVESLNVAVTAALLAFLPAGE is encoded by the coding sequence ATGAAAGATTCCGCAAGCTACCAAAAGAAGAAGCGTTTTTTCGAGGGGATGATCACCCTTTACGGCCGCAATGCCGTGGAGGAGGTCCTGGATGACAACGCGGTCGAGATCCATGCGCTCCACCTGGCCGAGTCGAACAAGCAAGAGGGGGTGATCGACCGTATCACCGCCAAAGCCCGTGCACGGGACGTGGAGATCAAGTACCACTCCAAAGCGGCGCTGTCGCGCATATCACGGAATGCGAAACAGGATCAGGGGGTCGCCCTCGATGTCATTGCGCCGTCCTATCAAAGCGCAGAGGCGCTGCTGGAATCGCCTGCGTCAAGCGGCCGGCTTCTGGCACTCGACGGCATTCACAACCCGCAGAACCTCGGGATGATCATCCGTTCGGCGGCGGCCGGGAACATCGACGGGATCCTGCTGCCCAAACAGGGCAGCGCCAAACTCTCTCCCCTGGTCATGAAAGCGAGCGCAGGGACGCTTTTCAAGCTGCCGATCTACTACTGCGATACGCTCCCGGAGATCCTGGAGACACTGCAGGCGCAGGGGTGGAGCATTTTTGGCCTCTCCTCCCACGCCGACGCGACGCTGCATACCCTTGCCGTGCCGGCGAAGACGGTCTTCGTGCTAGGCAATGAGAGCGAGGGAATGAGCGACGCCGTGGCGGCGCACTGCAACGCGCGGGTGGCCATCCCGATGCAGCGGGGAGTCGAATCACTCAATGTCGCCGTGACGGCGGCGCTGCTGGCATTTCTGCCGGCCGGGGAGTGA
- a CDS encoding phospholipase A produces MKRVALWLLLLCLGAMAESQFETGMEHYRQGDYPGAFAMFEAAYEASKDEDAAYMLARMYEKGEGVDADRAKAAAWYRRSARRYFESAADSSLHRENKRLLTTYRELDPVEDNETAETIRKSIISDFGLKTFHENYLLPFGYREGVYDSYVPSDHYKNIEAELQLSFRLDFLPNLFGLNETYSAAYTQRSFWQVYAGSAPFRETNYQPELFVTFPTASHKVPIKSVAVGFAHQSNGQGNITQQDLGDINVSNPGALTPYLRNRSRSWNYAWTEAVFQTGSLFTALKFWYRFKEKDEDDNPDLTDYLGYGSVRLVLPYGKSMTSLLLRQNFVTGKGAQQLIWTYPLSHRENVFWCLKAFTGYGESLIDYNNYVTKFSIGFSFSR; encoded by the coding sequence ATGAAGCGGGTTGCGTTGTGGCTGCTCCTGCTCTGTCTGGGGGCGATGGCGGAGAGCCAGTTCGAGACGGGGATGGAGCATTACCGCCAGGGGGACTACCCCGGTGCGTTTGCGATGTTCGAGGCCGCATACGAGGCATCGAAGGATGAGGACGCGGCCTATATGCTCGCCAGGATGTACGAAAAGGGGGAGGGAGTCGACGCCGATCGCGCCAAGGCTGCGGCTTGGTACCGCCGTTCGGCGCGGCGCTACTTCGAATCCGCGGCAGACTCCTCGCTGCATCGGGAGAACAAACGGCTGCTGACGACCTACCGCGAACTCGACCCGGTCGAGGATAACGAGACCGCCGAGACGATCCGCAAAAGCATCATCTCCGATTTCGGCCTGAAGACCTTTCACGAGAACTACCTGCTCCCTTTCGGGTACCGTGAAGGCGTCTATGACAGCTATGTGCCTTCGGACCATTATAAGAACATTGAAGCGGAGCTTCAGCTGAGCTTCCGCCTCGACTTTCTCCCCAACCTATTCGGCCTGAATGAGACCTATTCGGCCGCCTACACCCAGCGCTCTTTCTGGCAGGTGTATGCCGGCTCCGCACCCTTCCGGGAGACGAACTACCAGCCAGAACTCTTTGTCACCTTTCCGACGGCGTCGCACAAAGTGCCGATCAAGTCTGTCGCGGTCGGGTTTGCCCACCAGTCCAACGGACAGGGGAACATTACCCAGCAGGACCTCGGCGATATCAACGTCAGCAACCCGGGTGCCCTTACCCCCTATCTGCGCAACCGTTCGCGTTCGTGGAACTATGCCTGGACGGAGGCCGTCTTCCAGACGGGCAGCCTCTTTACGGCGCTGAAGTTCTGGTACCGCTTCAAAGAGAAGGACGAGGACGACAACCCGGACCTGACCGATTATCTGGGGTACGGGTCGGTGCGCCTGGTGCTGCCCTACGGTAAAAGTATGACTAGCCTTCTGCTGCGGCAGAATTTCGTGACGGGCAAGGGGGCGCAGCAGCTGATCTGGACCTATCCGCTCTCGCACCGCGAGAACGTCTTCTGGTGTCTGAAGGCCTTCACCGGCTACGGCGAGAGCCTCATCGACTACAACAACTACGTGACGAAGTTTTCGATCGGGTTCAGCTTTTCGCGTTAG
- a CDS encoding thioredoxin family protein, producing MQTLTEIENTLREKPAVMLYFSAPTCNVCHALKPKLVDAIETNFDAVEIVSIDISESPEIASHYSVFAIPTLLVFLDGREFLRKSRHMSVGEVVESIRRPYEIMFS from the coding sequence ATGCAAACACTCACAGAGATCGAAAACACCCTCCGGGAAAAACCGGCGGTCATGCTCTATTTCAGCGCGCCGACCTGCAACGTCTGCCACGCCCTCAAGCCCAAACTCGTCGACGCGATCGAAACCAACTTCGACGCCGTCGAGATCGTCAGTATCGACATCTCCGAATCCCCCGAGATCGCTTCGCACTACAGCGTCTTCGCAATTCCGACCCTCCTCGTCTTCCTCGACGGCCGGGAGTTCCTGCGTAAAAGCCGCCATATGAGCGTCGGCGAGGTCGTCGAATCGATCCGCCGCCCCTACGAGATCATGTTCTCCTAG
- a CDS encoding YaaA family protein: MIFTLFSPSEGKRSGGDPASINNDNLLFGLASRKAILDTYNGIVGGDNLAQVLALFGLKKAEDARAYIADLYSAPTLPAVERYDGVAYDYLDYPSLEAEASAYLQERLIIFSNLFGPLRGGDLIPTYKVKQGNTVGGIAPERYYKDTFNAPLDALIGNDEILDLRAGYYDKFFKPTNPVTTMKFMKEGKVVSHWAKAYRGIVLRHLSQHRYETIDALLASQIPGLACREILEKKGKREAIFDIIA, translated from the coding sequence ATGATTTTCACCCTTTTCTCCCCCTCCGAAGGCAAACGCAGCGGCGGCGATCCCGCCAGCATCAACAACGACAACCTCCTCTTCGGCCTGGCGTCCCGCAAAGCGATCCTTGACACCTATAACGGTATCGTCGGCGGTGATAACCTTGCCCAGGTGCTCGCCCTCTTCGGCCTGAAAAAAGCCGAAGATGCCCGGGCCTATATCGCCGACCTCTACAGCGCACCGACCCTGCCCGCCGTTGAACGCTACGACGGCGTCGCCTATGACTACCTTGACTACCCCTCCCTCGAGGCGGAAGCGAGCGCCTATCTGCAGGAGCGGCTCATCATCTTCTCCAACCTCTTCGGCCCGTTGCGCGGCGGCGACCTCATCCCCACCTATAAAGTAAAGCAGGGCAATACTGTCGGCGGCATCGCGCCCGAACGCTATTATAAGGATACCTTCAACGCCCCGCTCGACGCCCTGATCGGCAATGACGAAATCCTCGACCTGCGCGCCGGCTACTACGACAAGTTCTTCAAACCTACAAATCCCGTCACGACGATGAAGTTCATGAAAGAGGGGAAGGTCGTCAGCCACTGGGCGAAGGCATACCGCGGCATCGTGCTGCGCCACCTCTCGCAGCACCGCTATGAAACGATCGACGCCCTGCTCGCTTCGCAGATCCCCGGACTCGCCTGCCGGGAGATTCTCGAGAAAAAAGGGAAGCGCGAAGCCATCTTCGACATAATTGCGTGA
- the tuf gene encoding elongation factor Tu: MAKEKFERTKPHVNIGTIGHVDHGKTTLTAAITAVLATKGEAELMDYDQIDNAPEERERGITIATSHVEYETDNRHYAHVDCPGHADYVKNMITGAAQMDGAILVVSAADGPMPQTREHILLSRQVGVPYIVVFMNKEDMVDDEELLELVEMEIRELLDQYEFPGDDTPIVAGSALKALEEAKAGEVGEWGEKILKLMDAVDEYIPEPERETDKDFLMPVEDVFSISGRGTVVTGRVERGQVCVGETIEIVGIKDTQTTTVTGVEMFRKEMDCGVAGDNCGVLLRGIAKEAVERGQVLCKPGSITPHTKFEAEVYILSKEEGGRHTPFFNGYRPQFYVRTTDVTGAITLPEGTEMVMPGDNVAIVAELIAPIAMEEGTRFAIREGGRTVGAGVVSKILA; the protein is encoded by the coding sequence ATGGCAAAAGAAAAATTTGAACGTACGAAACCGCACGTTAACATCGGTACCATCGGTCACGTTGACCACGGTAAAACTACACTGACTGCTGCGATCACAGCGGTACTCGCTACTAAAGGTGAAGCGGAGCTGATGGACTACGATCAGATCGACAACGCACCGGAAGAGCGCGAGCGCGGTATTACGATCGCAACGTCTCACGTTGAATACGAAACAGACAACCGCCACTATGCGCACGTTGACTGTCCGGGCCACGCCGACTACGTTAAGAACATGATTACGGGTGCGGCACAGATGGACGGTGCTATCCTCGTTGTTTCTGCAGCAGACGGCCCGATGCCGCAAACACGTGAGCATATCCTCCTGTCTCGCCAGGTCGGTGTCCCTTACATCGTTGTCTTCATGAACAAAGAAGATATGGTTGACGACGAAGAACTCCTCGAGCTCGTTGAGATGGAAATCCGCGAACTGCTCGACCAGTACGAGTTCCCGGGTGACGATACTCCGATCGTTGCAGGTTCTGCACTGAAAGCACTGGAAGAAGCAAAAGCTGGTGAAGTTGGCGAGTGGGGCGAAAAAATCCTCAAGCTGATGGACGCAGTTGACGAGTACATTCCGGAGCCGGAGCGCGAAACAGACAAAGACTTCCTGATGCCGGTTGAGGACGTATTCTCTATCTCCGGTCGTGGTACAGTTGTTACTGGTCGTGTTGAGCGCGGTCAGGTCTGTGTCGGTGAGACGATTGAAATCGTCGGTATCAAAGACACTCAGACTACAACAGTCACTGGTGTTGAAATGTTCCGTAAAGAGATGGATTGTGGTGTTGCGGGTGACAACTGTGGTGTCCTCCTCCGCGGTATCGCTAAAGAAGCTGTTGAGCGCGGCCAGGTTCTCTGTAAGCCGGGTTCAATCACTCCGCACACGAAATTCGAAGCAGAAGTCTACATCCTCTCTAAAGAGGAAGGTGGCCGCCATACTCCGTTCTTCAACGGTTACCGCCCGCAGTTCTACGTCCGTACAACAGACGTAACTGGTGCGATCACTCTGCCGGAAGGTACAGAGATGGTTATGCCGGGTGACAACGTTGCAATCGTCGCTGAACTCATCGCTCCGATCGCGATGGAAGAAGGTACACGCTTCGCGATTCGCGAAGGTGGCCGTACAGTCGGCGCCGGCGTCGTTTCCAAAATCCTTGCGTAA
- the rpmG gene encoding 50S ribosomal protein L33, translated as MRENIHLACEKCTRRNYHTSKNKKTHTEKFSVRKYCKFCREHTVHKEAKL; from the coding sequence ATGCGTGAAAATATCCACCTCGCTTGTGAAAAGTGCACACGTCGCAACTATCACACAAGCAAAAACAAGAAGACGCACACTGAGAAATTCTCTGTGCGCAAATACTGCAAGTTCTGCCGCGAACATACGGTTCACAAAGAAGCAAAACTGTAA
- the secE gene encoding preprotein translocase subunit SecE, whose product MKSTLSSYVRNARIELSKVIFPTKAQVKQAFIAVVVVVAFVSIFLALVDLIMSSSLSAILG is encoded by the coding sequence ATGAAATCAACACTTAGCAGTTATGTCAGAAACGCCCGCATCGAGCTCTCTAAAGTCATTTTCCCGACTAAAGCGCAGGTGAAACAGGCGTTCATCGCCGTCGTGGTGGTGGTTGCTTTCGTTTCGATCTTTTTGGCACTTGTAGACCTGATCATGTCTTCATCACTGTCAGCGATTTTGGGCTAA